TTTCTCTTCAGCCCAGGTAAGACGCATCTGACGTTGTCTGTGGTTCAGGAGTGGCTTGATTGATTTTTGACTTTTTCCACAATTTTCTAATTTTTGAGCTGCACCTGTATTGAGTGTGTAAATTGGCATATTTGACAGAAGCAGGACATTTCTATATTGTGCATCCTCTTCTGTTTGAGCTTATGAAATACTCTACTAATTTGAGATACTGGGgttctgattttcatttttcatactgaaaattaagattaaaaaaagattacCTTTTTCAATTATgaacaaaaatgaacatttttacgATATTCAATTTTTTTACCTGCACCTGTAACTGTAAACTTACAAACATTGTGCCTCCCCTCAAATCGACTAAAATAGCAGGAACCGATGCTAACATACAGCTTCTGTTGCTCCTtgcagtgcagtacagtacagtagtgaacagggggtgggggttgggggttgATGCTGTTTCGCTCCGCCTCTGGCTGACTGATTGGCTCAGCTGTCATGTCGTTACCCCAGCTCTCTCCCCCACTGGCCAATGCGTACAAAGCCCTTTCTGTACCCTCTCTACTGTATTCAGATACGTGCCTTTGTGCACCATTACGACGCGACCCTAATGGCCTCGTAGCAGCCCTAAAACTCACTAGTGCTTGTACGGGAACAGGGCAgccctgttcacacacacagctcgtCTCCAAATGCGTCCTGGACTGGCGGGTATAGCGGTGGAGATGCTGAGCGGTGCTGCGAGCAGGGCCAGGCCGAGGCTCGGCAGCCTCTTGCTGGCCCCCGTCACCAAAACAGTACCGCCGATGTCAAGCACGGAGAGCCACAGATTTCGGTCTACGTCCTCGATGCAGGGATTTTCAGAGTTGGCAAGAGAGAGGTCGAAGACTGTCACGTCGTTTTACAACCAATCTGCAATTGATGTTTCCGCAGAAAAGGTAAGAATGTGATTTTATGCCGGTGTGCTCCTCTGAAACGATAGTCCTCCAGCCCTGGCAACGAGGGCGCAAGCTAGCTGTAGCCGGACGGTAACGTTAGCTGTTAGCACGGTTTGTGTTGCGTTCAGGGACACAAGAAGACAGTAAAATACGTTATCCGACTTGGGTGAACCGATCCACGCTAGTTAGCGttcaaaacaaactacagtcTAAATTACTTTACTACTCAGGGCCGAGATAATGTATGACCCCTCTCTCCAGATTCACCAATAACGAAATACCAGTGAATATTATATGTAGTTATAACTTGATTTTCAATAAACCAAATAGAATGTGTCTATATCAAAGCAAAGCACAAGTAGCTCTCTTTGGTTTTgttggttttgtctttttatgacAATATTATCATAACGTTAAGGATGGCATACATAGTTTCAATCGCCGAGCCCGTTACATTAGCTCTAACCGCTATTTGACTAATTTGCTCCCAGGGACTTGAATGCACCGTGTCAGTTTTTCATGAGGACATAACGTTTAGCTAGCTAACAATCGTCAATTTCGGAAAAAATAACACTATACTTCTGTAAGTTCAGGCAAACAAATTATTTGCTCTCTCGCTGATGTTGaacaaaaatggccaaaaacaaagctgtcatTCGAAGTACGTTACAGATGGCTGAAGATCTGCCAATATCAAGGGAGTTGATGGTGTTAAGTTTCAGCGACGGAGGTTAAGTTGACCCAATTCATGACAAGTCAGCACGGCCATGTCGCTGTTTTTCCAGTGTCTAAAATATTTTGCTCACTGTAAAAGATTTTTTGAGCGAAACAGAGATCCTCGAAGTCAGTCCCCGTTGTGCCAGATCTGTCATATTCTTCTTCCAGCTCTATTTAAGTGCAAGGAAACATTCAGTCTACAGAAATGCGCCAGCACTTAAACTATCCAAGGATATATGCTGACAAGCAAACATAGATAGCTCTTTTCCAGAACAAACTTTTTCCTCCTGCTGACTTTTGTTCTGTCAAAAACCCTCCCTGTTTTTATGAGTCCCTGGCAGAGAACATCAGTAAATTATTATGTTTACCAACTGTGTGCAGGACAgaatgttcagatttttttcacttggCGTGAAGCAAAACAAGTGACACTAGTATTTCTTAATAGTAAAATGAGGAGGgaatgtgcagctgtgtgttatACTCAAATACTGAAATAAGACAAAACCCCACCtttcaaatgaaaaaggaaagttGTCTTATACATTGGCATTGGTACAACTGCTGTGAAGCTGCACTAGTGAAAAAATGTTGAAGGTGCCAGGAAAGTAATATGCGTATTAATGTGGCTGTTTGAAGTCAGCTGCAGTTGCCTTGTGACTTATAGTCACACATTAATCTGGtgcagtggttcccaacatGGCTGGATTACTGACCAAGACAGGCCCAGAGGCCCCAACGGGTCCGGGGGCCCATGAGACAGAGTATCTGTTTGACATGAGTTAATGTTTTATGTTGGAAAATTAATTTAACGAGTACAAAGAGGCACAAAATAAGCGACTAGGAAGAACCAAATAATGACCAGAAAGAgtcacaaaatgaccacaaacagcgTGTCACAAGACGATTAAaggaataaacaggaaaaaaataaaactgtagtAACCTTGCTATGGATGTTTATTGTCCCAAGAGAATGAAGTCTAACAGTCTTTGTGAACTTCTGATCTTTTCTCTGGTTCCAGGTTAAATTTTCCACCTGTGCCTTGTGCACATGTACATTCCAGTTCTGCACAGGTGCACACTCAAATTTTCCACCTGTACCTTGTGCACATGTACATTCCAGTTCTGCACAGGTGCACAGTCCTGACTCTTTGTCACAGCCTAGTGAAAACATTTGCTCAAGTACAGCAGctacatttttataaaattaaCAGGTGTTTGACTTATGTGTAATACTTAGTCCCCATTTAAACCTGGTATTAGCATGAGATCAGATCCCAATGCACAGTTCATTCTGCATGGCTTTACACCTTTCTTTATCCAGATAAGAAGTGCAGATACAGGTTGCTTGTTATTGCTAGGTTTAAACTGGGTCATAGTAAGCACAGTAATACCAATGCAAGCTAAGCATACTTGAATAAGACCAGTCATTATGGATGTCCTTGAGTACAGTTATAATTTCAAGGCTTTCCTTACTTTTATTAAACTCTGGTGATCCATTTTACGAATGTGACTGTTTTAGAAATATGTTGCACTTGAGATTTGAAAACCATAAAGTTTTTACAGAAAGACATTTATATTTCTCAGAGTAAAGTATCAATAAGGTAGGATGTCTGTCAGTACTGAAACTCGGGTCTGGTCTGAGCACTAGCAGTGAAGTGTTTGTTGCTGAGGAAAATGCTGCggtaacagctgtttttttttgtacGTGTTAATGTCGTAGGCTTCAGTGCGACTGACCTTAGCAACCCTGCTGTATTCTGGGAAGTCTCCTGATGGACACCACATCTTGGTAAATATTTCAGCCAGACTGAGAGTACTGCCAAGTGTACCTGTAATGACATGTCTGTGTctcctcactcactcactttccACTAttatctctgtgtttgcttgtgaCCTTAGAGCAGTGCCAAGTACCTACACAAGGAGCTGCCCGTGCGAATCGCCCATCGCATCAAGGGCTTCCGTAGTTTGCCCTTCATCATTGGTTGCAACCCCACCATTCTGCAAGTGGTAAGAATACAGTTGTCTCTGAGCACTGCTCCCAGAGGTGAGGGGGCACTGGCTGTGCAGCAGAAACTATAATAAGTAAGTGACAATTAGGTCGCTGCACAGGACAGCTTTGCCTGAACTATGGTTGAAAGGAGGGAAGTGCTGTCACATAGTGAGCATTTATTGCTGCGGCCTCCATTGTTCCCAGTAGGAGAGGGTGGGTGTGGCTCAGTAGGTAGAGCTCTAATCACAGGGCTTATGTATTGATCTTGTCCACATGTTGAATTTCTCTTGGCCAAGAAACTGAATCAGAAACTAGCTAACAGATAGCATATTTTCCAGTTGTATTTCTGCCTGAGGCGATGATTCTTGAGTTATTTTCAACATGCCTTGGTGCTTTGCTGGGTGATGGTGCAGAGTATCCTGCATTGCACATTTTCAAAAGCAGTGAGTGAACAATAAGTATCTTGTCCAAACATGAGTAATTTAATTTGCGCTGGCAGCTTTGTTCCTTTCTGCCTGTTCATTATAAAATACAGAACACCAACATCACTGCAGGCGCAGCAGTGGCAGCTCACTGTCTGACAGCACTTGATAGTTGACATATAACATAACATATGTGCTGGAAGAGGACGTAACCCCTGAGTATTCAGTATTTGGGTTAATGTGCCATGGCAGTTTGCAGATTAAGCAAAGCTCATAAAGAGCCAAGAACATCACAGTGGGTATTGCACACTGTCAgttttaagagtttaaaaaatCTAAGGAAAAATTCATTCACATACCACTTGTGAATGAAATTGTGTCATTGCACTGAATACACAAAAACCTGATTTCATAATGAGCATCTTATGAGAATTACTTATACAAACAAATTTGTTCTTAAGTGGCACATAGAACTGCCTGAagtgaatttgaatttgaatttgtgttATATGTGAAATTTTCTTTTTGAGTGTTCTAGGCCTGTCATGTGAACAAGTGTTGCTTAAGGATGtttttcaaagtgtttttcagcCCATGACAATTCCTGAACAGTTCCTATTTTTGACAGTTAGATTCCAGTGAAAACTGTCCACAGTTAGCTCTCTGCATCATCAGTTCCTGGAAAGAAACATTGCTGTTGAGTTTTTCAAATGCCATTTAGGACAAACAAAATTCCTTTTAAGCCCCCCTGTACAGAGGTGGTGGCCAAACTTcaaacacatttcccaaaaCCTCAGTCAGTAAAACCCATAGAACAATTTGCAAGGCTACAAAAATAAGTCATCAGATTTTGTTGCATGCAGACATAAGCAATAAATGATTCCAAAGCCTGgaccatttattttttttctcttatttttttcccctcatttgtCTTCAGGGCCTTTGTTAGGCAACAGtgtgctccttctctctctgttcttacAAACAGGTCCTTCAGAACCAATTCACCGTCTCTGCATGTCTCGTTGCTGATGAACTTTCACCTAGATTCCTTCCTTTCTGGTATCACGGAGCTCCTCTGTGCCGATTGCATAAAGCGCAGCACCCTGTGAATGCCAACAGTTGTAATGTAGGTCAGGGTGGCCTAGCTTACTCGAACAGCTCTTTTATCCAAAAGAAAACAGTGGTTGGAGTGGGTTTTGAGTGTCATCTGATACACAACCTGATCATGAATTAAAGCTCAAGTGTAACTGAGGAGCAGAGCTTATTTTCAGGGGAGGAGCTGCTCAGAAGTTGTTGTTGCTAACACAGAGAAATTCATCACGCTGAAGCATCCTGAAATGTTTTGTAACGTAAGCCACATGTGGACTTGGTCAGTTGTGCTGTGGGGCCCAGTCAGGGGCCGGTGCTCGTGGTGTGATGATTTCTGGTTGACTGGATAATCACAGAGAATCAGTCTAACTACAGCCTCTCCTGTCCTTTCTTACAGCATGAACTGTATATCAGAGCCTACCACATGCTCAGCGATTTTCCCCTGGTGAGTGTCATAcctacacagaaaacacacacacatgcacacagggtCTTAGGTTCAAGTTCTTCATTTCTCACGGAGCAGCTTTATTCATTATCATAAACAGGAAGTGTGAACATCTGCTGTTAAGACTTTTGATGAACTTGCATGTTGCAAGTCCAGGATTGGTTGATTTGTTCAGGACTTAGCCAATCCTGAATGTGTTGCTCAGTTAGAGCTGCAACTTGGCCTAAACTTAACCTCTATTGTGTTTTCAAAACCCCAAAAAACGATgatagacaaacacagaaaagagacaATGCTTCAGATTTAACAAGCTGCAGCCAATTCATGTTgtgcatttttactttttagatTATTTAAAAGAACAATTGATTCTCAAAATTGTCTTTAATTATTTTGGAAATAGACCTATTCACAGTAGCACATTAGAGAGAGGAATGTGATTGATATTCAAATTCTTTGAAAGCTTAACTGATTCCCCTCTACAGACTGTCACACTTACTCCTCTGTTTGCTAAACTCTGTTGGCTGTATTTGGTCTGAGTGCTAATAAACCTTTAGATTGGTTAGATTAGCAAAATAGTCCAGCcaagtgaaataaataatatcAATACTTTCTTAAAATTGTCCTAGTTTGCTGTTCAGTTCTATAAGAATGTTGGTCGGCCCTACAGTTGCTGCatgaaatgtgttaaattatGTTGAAGtgacttgtttttgtctgatatCTACACAGCGTTGTCAGTTACACTTAAGTAATTAGAGAAATGGAAAACAgcttgtttgtgtatgtgtgtcattgCTGGGAGGTTGTAAGGTGTCTGGAAGTCTGAGAGATTATGGCTAATATTTGATCAATGTGTAATTTATTGTGCTACTCAGATGTTCATGTTATAGTTGCAGgttatatttaatattaacaATTGTAATAATACTTCCTTTTTACCAGAGAAAAGCTGACTACTTGGGCATTCTTAGTTTTAAGGTTCACAGTGGATTCAGTCAAAGAAAATATTATATGCACAGTGTGGAATGTGGGTCAGTCGTATTCAGGTATTTCTTGGTTGCCCGTGATGGTGAACAGCCTTGGCTTGTATTTGTACATGTAAGATTGCAGTTAATGACAGACCTGCCAAGCATATTTTCAGTTCTGCTTCTATATGAAGTTCTATATGAACTAATAATCACAGAGCCTTTCACAACCTgctatatacatacatacaaaaatctaaataaataaaataaaaataaacatttacaacACAATAACAGGTCAATAAATATAAAGACTAAGGCATATAACAGGTTAAAGTGacataatgtgtaatgtgatgtGAGTTGAGAAATTGGCTTTTGATTATCTGAGGACAAATGTTGTTCATTTGTTACAAGTTTGCCTGAAAAGTACAGTCTTGTTGAgctttcattaaaatcaaacatctggagcaaatgaaaacagcagcagagaaatcaGGGGTCTTTATTActaaaatatgataaaacatATTCATAAAGCAGAGGAAAGTGCAGCCTGTCTCTATACCAGCATAGATCAGTATAGGTCAGTATTGATCTGGGTCTCCCTGTTGGTAAGGCAGAAGGGTTGAAATGAAGTGTGCTAATTTGTTGACAGATCAAAGATCAGGACGTGGAGGCTCGTTTCTGTAAGCTGGTGCAGCAGCTTCTGGACGACCACAAAGATGTGGTCACCATGCTGGCCCAGGGCTTCAGGGAGTGTCGCAGACACATGCAGGTAAGACCCACCTCCCAGTACTCTCAAAATTTTAACTTCATGTTAAAAGATCCAGTGTGTAACTGCAGTGCACCCTGTGGTGGAAATGAATTCCATGAATTCCCTTACACTCATTTTACTTATGAAAGTAGCTAAACTGATCTTAAAATAATTCAGCAGGTTTCATCAGCTGTTTTTCATACCACTGTTGGAAATGAACTGGATGTGAGTTTTGGCTCAAGCATTTTTACTCCCATTTTTCAGGATGAGACAATCATCCGCAGCTTCCTGGATACAACACTGTGCTCTCGTCTGGGAATCCGAATGTTGGCCACACACCATCTCGCCCTCCACGAAGATAATGTACATCTGACTATTTCTATGAATCCAGTTATTGTTAAACCATTGAGCTATGTTTGTTAGGTGCAGGGTGTATGGTAAGCCTAGGGGtaatttagcaaacattactcaacAATGAGGAAATAGTGAATTTGTTAGAGGCCACTTTCAATTGAAAGGAAGCATCAGATAAGCTGCTATGTTTGTTTTGGCAGTTTAAATGGTATTTTAATGTGTAACAGCAACtgaattaattgatttaatAGCAAGATATACAGTGTGCTGAAGGGGAAAGAAAAATTCTTGCCACCTAAAACAGATTGCAATAAATTACAGTCAGTcctttaaaagtaatttttaaaagttatttttgaataaatacagttcattaaaaatgtatctgtcttttcatttcagcCTGATTTTGTTGGGATCATATGCAGACGTCTCTCTCCCAAAAAGATCATAGAGAAGTGGGTAGACTTCGCCAGGTGGGTGTTTAGTCTCActgctttgtttatttatcaccTTTCAATGACTTTCTGCTTCTGTATGAGCGCTCTGTTGACTGAGAGAAGTCAGAGTTCATGTGATAAACTCTCAGGAGCACACAAGCCTTAGCGCCTAGAGTTATCATTCTTGTTTACCTTTTGTAATCTTATCAAATGACCTTTTTGGAGTCTGTGACTTTTACTGAGTTCAAAAGAAAGTTCACAAAGAAAGGTCCTGCTTTGTGTGGACTAATAATTGGTGAACAGTCTGGAAAGAATccattttttctgttgttattgttttgggCAGTGCACAGCTGTCGAACACAATAAAATCAACACATATAAAGTATAACTATAGTTATAAAGAAAACTAAGCTTAACAGAAGTTGCATTTTTGTGTGGCTCCAGGGACCACATTTGTCAGTTTCAATATTTAccagtgtttgtcagtgtcaataattttaaatgtttgaactGTGTCGTTTGCCCAGAACAGGATACACAGTAAGCCTAAGGCTGAGGTTGCACTATTctatattgtttcatttttcagtcaaataaacCAAGTCTATACTAACAGAGATTACAAGTATAAGATGTACACACCTGTAAAATCTATGCGATCCAGAGAAATAGGGATTCAGTAAACACAACCCGTTTAGAGCTTTTTGTGCTTCACTTTTCAAATTTTCACGTGTTCTTCTCATCCACCAGACGTCTGTGTGAGCACCAGTATGGTAACTCACCCAGG
The DNA window shown above is from Lates calcarifer isolate ASB-BC8 linkage group LG20, TLL_Latcal_v3, whole genome shotgun sequence and carries:
- the bckdk gene encoding 3-methyl-2-oxobutanoate dehydrogenase [lipoamide] kinase, mitochondrial, with amino-acid sequence MRPGLAGIAVEMLSGAASRARPRLGSLLLAPVTKTVPPMSSTESHRFRSTSSMQGFSELARERSKTVTSFYNQSAIDVSAEKASVRLTLATLLYSGKSPDGHHILSSAKYLHKELPVRIAHRIKGFRSLPFIIGCNPTILQVHELYIRAYHMLSDFPLIKDQDVEARFCKLVQQLLDDHKDVVTMLAQGFRECRRHMQDETIIRSFLDTTLCSRLGIRMLATHHLALHEDNPDFVGIICRRLSPKKIIEKWVDFARRLCEHQYGNSPRVRINGHVAARFPFIPLPLDYILPELLKNAMRATMESHLDTPYNVPDVVVTIANNDIDFVIRISDRGGGIPHNIIDKVMDYHFSTAEESAQDPRMSNLFNNITNSGNQSSPMHGFGFGLPTSRAYAEYLGGSLSIQSMQGIGTDVYLRLRHIDGKGESFRV